In Sander vitreus isolate 19-12246 chromosome 12, sanVit1, whole genome shotgun sequence, the following proteins share a genomic window:
- the LOC144526297 gene encoding uncharacterized protein LOC144526297 isoform X2 — MSSLECLGKSSTSSQKQLTAEVPSANAETNKPSDQVWEKTVIRDIKPRSLPARALPRSVKVSCQETQKFGFPSGDVLDEDDCSPKESISITPRVDKHTQLTAVPDEELKMKDLRKAPDSILIGGTTHSPPPAEPLPTHGPNGEEEQTEEEDVGDEERKAPVELIMEFLRAVMDRDFQLASKLCQMILIYEPDNPEASEFLPLIQKKLLEEQEAEQNTEEEEEEEVDEDNDDSDNFGSDEESSQSSNCSSSACSSSSPSDDDDDDDDDDDDEEKQVDRHKPCPTSHISH, encoded by the exons ATGAGCAG TTTAGAGTGTTTGGGGAAATCCTCCACCAGTTCACAGAAACAG TTGACAGCAGAAGTCCCCTCTGCTAATGCTGAGACAAACAAACCCAGTG ACCAAGTTTGGGAAAAGACAGTCATCAGGGACATTAAACCTCG GAGTCTTCCTGCCCGGGCACTGCCTCGTTCTGTGAAG gTTTCTTGCCAGGAGACTCAAAAGTTTGGGTTTCCAAGTGGGGATGTGCTGGATGAAGACG ACTGCTCACCAAAGGAATCCATCAGCATAACACCAAG GgttgataaacacacacagttgactGCAGTGCCTGATGAAGAGCTGAAAATGAAAGACCTGAGGAAGGCCCCAGACTCAATACTTATAG GAGGAACAACACATTCTCCTCCACCAGCTGAGCCTCTCCCCACACATGGGCCAAATGGAGAGGAAGAACAGACCGAAGAAGAGGATGTTGGGGATGAGGAACGAAAGGCACCAGTGGAGCTGATAATGGAG TTCCTCAGAGCTGTGATGGACAGAGACTTCCAGCTGGCCAGCAAACTGTGTCAGATGA TTCTCATCTATGAACCAGACAATCCTGAGGCCTCTGAGTTTCTCCCGCTGATCCAGAAGAAGCTGTTGGAGG AGCAAGAGGCAGAGCAGAacactgaggaggaggaagaagaagaagtagatGAGGATAATGATGACTCGGATAACTTCGGGAGTGATGAGGAGTCATCTCAGAGCTCAAACTGCTCCTCTTCAGCTTGTTCCTCCTCCTCGCcatcagatgatgatgatgatgatgatgatgatgatgatgatgaagaaaagCAAGTAGACAGACACAAGCCGTGTCCTACTTCTCACATTTCTCACTAA
- the LOC144526297 gene encoding uncharacterized protein LOC144526297 isoform X1 — protein sequence MSSLECLGKSSTSSQKQLTAEVPSANAETNKPSDQVWEKTVIRDIKPRRSLPARALPRSVKVSCQETQKFGFPSGDVLDEDDCSPKESISITPRVDKHTQLTAVPDEELKMKDLRKAPDSILIGGTTHSPPPAEPLPTHGPNGEEEQTEEEDVGDEERKAPVELIMEFLRAVMDRDFQLASKLCQMILIYEPDNPEASEFLPLIQKKLLEEQEAEQNTEEEEEEEVDEDNDDSDNFGSDEESSQSSNCSSSACSSSSPSDDDDDDDDDDDDEEKQVDRHKPCPTSHISH from the exons ATGAGCAG TTTAGAGTGTTTGGGGAAATCCTCCACCAGTTCACAGAAACAG TTGACAGCAGAAGTCCCCTCTGCTAATGCTGAGACAAACAAACCCAGTG ACCAAGTTTGGGAAAAGACAGTCATCAGGGACATTAAACCTCG CAGGAGTCTTCCTGCCCGGGCACTGCCTCGTTCTGTGAAG gTTTCTTGCCAGGAGACTCAAAAGTTTGGGTTTCCAAGTGGGGATGTGCTGGATGAAGACG ACTGCTCACCAAAGGAATCCATCAGCATAACACCAAG GgttgataaacacacacagttgactGCAGTGCCTGATGAAGAGCTGAAAATGAAAGACCTGAGGAAGGCCCCAGACTCAATACTTATAG GAGGAACAACACATTCTCCTCCACCAGCTGAGCCTCTCCCCACACATGGGCCAAATGGAGAGGAAGAACAGACCGAAGAAGAGGATGTTGGGGATGAGGAACGAAAGGCACCAGTGGAGCTGATAATGGAG TTCCTCAGAGCTGTGATGGACAGAGACTTCCAGCTGGCCAGCAAACTGTGTCAGATGA TTCTCATCTATGAACCAGACAATCCTGAGGCCTCTGAGTTTCTCCCGCTGATCCAGAAGAAGCTGTTGGAGG AGCAAGAGGCAGAGCAGAacactgaggaggaggaagaagaagaagtagatGAGGATAATGATGACTCGGATAACTTCGGGAGTGATGAGGAGTCATCTCAGAGCTCAAACTGCTCCTCTTCAGCTTGTTCCTCCTCCTCGCcatcagatgatgatgatgatgatgatgatgatgatgatgatgaagaaaagCAAGTAGACAGACACAAGCCGTGTCCTACTTCTCACATTTCTCACTAA